One genomic window of Apus apus isolate bApuApu2 chromosome 9, bApuApu2.pri.cur, whole genome shotgun sequence includes the following:
- the NEK4 gene encoding serine/threonine-protein kinase Nek4 isoform X1 yields MAAAGPGISMAAAAALPGGRAAGAGGGRMPLASYCFLRAVGKGSYGEVSLVRHQQDSKQYVIKKLNLKNASNRERKAAEQEAQLLSQLKHPNIVTYRESWQGEDGLLYIVMGFCEGGDLYHKLKEQKGKLLPENQVVEWFVQIAMALQYLHEKHILHRDLKTQNVFLTRTNIIKVGDLGIARVLENQYDMASTLIGTPYYMSPELFSNKPYNYKSDVWALGCCVYEMATLKHAFNARDMNSLVYRIIEGKLPPMPQDYSPQLVEIIRTMLSKKPEERPSVKTILRQPYIKHQISLFLEATKAKAARSHKKTVNAKPKDPCSVVSVKSESHSRNVTHQNHSLEQARKYKVNEEDCIIKHKATKFCPSEKAAIDLERKPSNNDLNNLGGSLATVSDVNIDILPSERRNYASEKYGSEHIPENNKAKHLNAPENSKITSCKPPIKEDGLQQRAKQAFKAENVESKQSSVDTVEDGDTLKLLQPLSKDQKQTDLSLDSTEKLLEPFVPVVIQDDVCHRASGDAQEKMTPHLLPHSEPSVSRQQWQKKRELAEVCSEKVRTVAPRPLPFPSDVDTKIAQRCAEQHGAEASEAVNGAKTSQAAFSKERPLSARERRRLKQSQEEMFPAVIPARRTPSSAVVEAKSHVENPVKVAQSLPDPSIAQRKGEAYCLSDDELSSSTSSTDKSDGDSKDRKSSMNEMNDLVQLMTRTLKMDSKENSEYSVTSAPEFKLHRKYRDTLILHGKSPDESEELKFEEISSDMLPVPDKIRRMIEILRSDVVQGLGVKLLEKAYSIMEEDDEVKRELQLREHMGDKYASYGAKARHLKFLEENVKF; encoded by the exons ATGGCGGCGGCGGGCCCGGGCATCTCTATGGCAGCGGCGGCCGCGCtgccgggcgggcgggccgcgggggcgggcggcggcaggATGCCCCTGGCTTCCTACTGCTTCCTCCGGGCTGTGGGGAAGGGCAGCTACGGGGAGGTGAGCCTGGTGCGGCACCAGCAGGACAGCAAGCAG TATGTCATCAAAAAGTTAAACCTTAAAAACGCCTCCAACcgggagaggaaagcagcagaacaagagGCACAGTTGTTGTCCCAGTTGAAACACCCAAACATAGTCACCTACAGAGAGTCCTGGCAGGGGGAGGATGGCCTCTTATATATTGTTATGGGCTTCTGCGAGGGGGGAGATCTGTACCACAAACTTAAAGAGCAGAAGGGCAAACTTTTGCCCGAGAATCAGGTGGTGGAGTGGTTTGTCCAGATTGCCATGGCACTGCAG tatttacatgaaaaacatattttgcacAGAGATCTTAAaactcaaaatgtttttctgacacgaacaaatataattaaagtGGGAGACCTGGGAATAGCCAGAGTGTTGGAGAACCAATACGACATGGCCAGCACTCTCATTGGCACACCATACTACATGAGCCCTGAACTCTTTTCTAACAAACCCTACAACTACAAG tctgATGTTTGGGCATTAGGCTGCTGTGTTTATGAAATGGCTACACTGAAACATGCCTTTAATGCTAGAGACATGAACTCTTTGGTTTATCGAATTATTGAAGGAAAG ttgCCACCCATGCCACAGGATTACAGCCCACAGTTGGTAGAAATAATACGAACTATGCTCAGTAAGAAACCTGAGGAAAGACCTAGTGTGAAAACCATCCTGAGGCAGCCATACATCAAGCACCAAATCTCTTTGTTTTTGGAAGCCACAAAGGC gAAAGCAGCCAGAAGTCATAAGAAAACAGTGAATGCTAAACCTAAAGATCCTTGTTCTGTGGTCTCAGTAAAGAGTGAATCTCATAGCAGGAATGTTACACACCAAAACCACTCCCTTGAGCAAGCCAGGAAATACAAAGTT AATGAAGAAGATTGCATCATCAAACACAAAGCCACCAAATTTTGTCCCTCAGAGAAAGCAGCGATtgatttggaaagaaaaccaagcaaTAATGATTTGAACAACTTGGGAGGCTCCTTAGCTACAGTTAGTGATGTGAATATTGATATCTTGCCATCTGAAAGGAGGAACTATGCAAGTGAGAAGTATGGCAGTGAGCATATTCCAGAGAATaataaagcaaagcatttaaatGCTCCAGAGAATTCTAAAATAACATCCTGTAAGCCACCAATTAAAGAAGATGGACTGcagcaaagagcaaagcaagcttttaaagctgaaaatgttGAGTCTAAACAGTCTTCTGTTGATACTGTAGAAGATGGTGACACTTTGAAACTCTTGCAGCCTCTATCAAAAGACCAAAAGCAAACTGACTTG AGCTTGGATTCTACAGAAAAGCTGCTAGAACCATTTGTTCCTGTTGTAATTCAA GATGATGTCTGTCACAGAGCTTCAGGAGATGCTCAGGAAAAAATGACCCCCCATTTGCTGCCTCATAGTGAACCCTCTGTCTCACGGCAGCaatggcagaagaaaagagagctgGCTGAAGTTTGCTCAGAAAAG GTCAGAACAGTTGCTCCTCGGCCATTACCTTTTCCTTCTGATGTGGACACAAAGATAGCACAAAGGTGTGCAGAGCAGCATGGTGCTGAAGCCTCTGAAGCTGTAAATGGTGCCAAAACTAGTCAAGCTGCCTTTTCAAAG GAGCGGCCCTTGTCAGCCAGAGAACGAAGGAGGCTCAAACAGTCACAGGAGGAGATGTTCCCTGCTG TGATTCCAGCAAGACGAACGCCAAGCAGTGCAGTAGTTGAAGCAAAATCACATGTGGAAAATCCTGTAAAAGTTGCTCAGTCCTTGCCAGATCCTAGTATTGCTCAG AGAAAGGGGGAGGCCTATTGCCTGTCTGATGATGAGTTAAGCTCTTCCACAAGCTCCACAGATAAGTCAGATGGTGATTCCAAGGACAG gaaaagcagcatgaaTGAAATGAATGACTTGGTGCAGCTCATGACAAGGACCTTGAAAATGGACTCTAAGGAGAACTCTGAATACAGTGTAACCTCAGCTCCAGAGTTTAAACTGCATAGAAAATACCGAGACACTTTGATTTTGCATGGAAAATCACCTGATGAATCAGAGGAATTAAAATTTGAAGAGATTTCTTCAG atatgTTACCAGTTCCTGACAAGATTAGGAGAATGATTGAAATCCTGAGATCTGATGTGGTGCAAGGACTGGGGGTGAAACTTCTGGAGAAGGCATACAGCATCATGGAAGAAGATGATGAAGTGAAAAGAGAG CTGCAGCTGCGGGAGCATATGGGAGACAAGTATGCAAGTTACGGTGCCAAGGCACGCCACCTGAaatttcttgaagaaaatgtgaagttCTGA
- the NEK4 gene encoding serine/threonine-protein kinase Nek4 isoform X2, with protein sequence MGFCEGGDLYHKLKEQKGKLLPENQVVEWFVQIAMALQYLHEKHILHRDLKTQNVFLTRTNIIKVGDLGIARVLENQYDMASTLIGTPYYMSPELFSNKPYNYKSDVWALGCCVYEMATLKHAFNARDMNSLVYRIIEGKLPPMPQDYSPQLVEIIRTMLSKKPEERPSVKTILRQPYIKHQISLFLEATKAKAARSHKKTVNAKPKDPCSVVSVKSESHSRNVTHQNHSLEQARKYKVNEEDCIIKHKATKFCPSEKAAIDLERKPSNNDLNNLGGSLATVSDVNIDILPSERRNYASEKYGSEHIPENNKAKHLNAPENSKITSCKPPIKEDGLQQRAKQAFKAENVESKQSSVDTVEDGDTLKLLQPLSKDQKQTDLSLDSTEKLLEPFVPVVIQDDVCHRASGDAQEKMTPHLLPHSEPSVSRQQWQKKRELAEVCSEKVRTVAPRPLPFPSDVDTKIAQRCAEQHGAEASEAVNGAKTSQAAFSKERPLSARERRRLKQSQEEMFPAVIPARRTPSSAVVEAKSHVENPVKVAQSLPDPSIAQRKGEAYCLSDDELSSSTSSTDKSDGDSKDRKSSMNEMNDLVQLMTRTLKMDSKENSEYSVTSAPEFKLHRKYRDTLILHGKSPDESEELKFEEISSDMLPVPDKIRRMIEILRSDVVQGLGVKLLEKAYSIMEEDDEVKRELQLREHMGDKYASYGAKARHLKFLEENVKF encoded by the exons ATGGGCTTCTGCGAGGGGGGAGATCTGTACCACAAACTTAAAGAGCAGAAGGGCAAACTTTTGCCCGAGAATCAGGTGGTGGAGTGGTTTGTCCAGATTGCCATGGCACTGCAG tatttacatgaaaaacatattttgcacAGAGATCTTAAaactcaaaatgtttttctgacacgaacaaatataattaaagtGGGAGACCTGGGAATAGCCAGAGTGTTGGAGAACCAATACGACATGGCCAGCACTCTCATTGGCACACCATACTACATGAGCCCTGAACTCTTTTCTAACAAACCCTACAACTACAAG tctgATGTTTGGGCATTAGGCTGCTGTGTTTATGAAATGGCTACACTGAAACATGCCTTTAATGCTAGAGACATGAACTCTTTGGTTTATCGAATTATTGAAGGAAAG ttgCCACCCATGCCACAGGATTACAGCCCACAGTTGGTAGAAATAATACGAACTATGCTCAGTAAGAAACCTGAGGAAAGACCTAGTGTGAAAACCATCCTGAGGCAGCCATACATCAAGCACCAAATCTCTTTGTTTTTGGAAGCCACAAAGGC gAAAGCAGCCAGAAGTCATAAGAAAACAGTGAATGCTAAACCTAAAGATCCTTGTTCTGTGGTCTCAGTAAAGAGTGAATCTCATAGCAGGAATGTTACACACCAAAACCACTCCCTTGAGCAAGCCAGGAAATACAAAGTT AATGAAGAAGATTGCATCATCAAACACAAAGCCACCAAATTTTGTCCCTCAGAGAAAGCAGCGATtgatttggaaagaaaaccaagcaaTAATGATTTGAACAACTTGGGAGGCTCCTTAGCTACAGTTAGTGATGTGAATATTGATATCTTGCCATCTGAAAGGAGGAACTATGCAAGTGAGAAGTATGGCAGTGAGCATATTCCAGAGAATaataaagcaaagcatttaaatGCTCCAGAGAATTCTAAAATAACATCCTGTAAGCCACCAATTAAAGAAGATGGACTGcagcaaagagcaaagcaagcttttaaagctgaaaatgttGAGTCTAAACAGTCTTCTGTTGATACTGTAGAAGATGGTGACACTTTGAAACTCTTGCAGCCTCTATCAAAAGACCAAAAGCAAACTGACTTG AGCTTGGATTCTACAGAAAAGCTGCTAGAACCATTTGTTCCTGTTGTAATTCAA GATGATGTCTGTCACAGAGCTTCAGGAGATGCTCAGGAAAAAATGACCCCCCATTTGCTGCCTCATAGTGAACCCTCTGTCTCACGGCAGCaatggcagaagaaaagagagctgGCTGAAGTTTGCTCAGAAAAG GTCAGAACAGTTGCTCCTCGGCCATTACCTTTTCCTTCTGATGTGGACACAAAGATAGCACAAAGGTGTGCAGAGCAGCATGGTGCTGAAGCCTCTGAAGCTGTAAATGGTGCCAAAACTAGTCAAGCTGCCTTTTCAAAG GAGCGGCCCTTGTCAGCCAGAGAACGAAGGAGGCTCAAACAGTCACAGGAGGAGATGTTCCCTGCTG TGATTCCAGCAAGACGAACGCCAAGCAGTGCAGTAGTTGAAGCAAAATCACATGTGGAAAATCCTGTAAAAGTTGCTCAGTCCTTGCCAGATCCTAGTATTGCTCAG AGAAAGGGGGAGGCCTATTGCCTGTCTGATGATGAGTTAAGCTCTTCCACAAGCTCCACAGATAAGTCAGATGGTGATTCCAAGGACAG gaaaagcagcatgaaTGAAATGAATGACTTGGTGCAGCTCATGACAAGGACCTTGAAAATGGACTCTAAGGAGAACTCTGAATACAGTGTAACCTCAGCTCCAGAGTTTAAACTGCATAGAAAATACCGAGACACTTTGATTTTGCATGGAAAATCACCTGATGAATCAGAGGAATTAAAATTTGAAGAGATTTCTTCAG atatgTTACCAGTTCCTGACAAGATTAGGAGAATGATTGAAATCCTGAGATCTGATGTGGTGCAAGGACTGGGGGTGAAACTTCTGGAGAAGGCATACAGCATCATGGAAGAAGATGATGAAGTGAAAAGAGAG CTGCAGCTGCGGGAGCATATGGGAGACAAGTATGCAAGTTACGGTGCCAAGGCACGCCACCTGAaatttcttgaagaaaatgtgaagttCTGA
- the SPCS1 gene encoding signal peptidase complex subunit 1: MWHIFRSIPTQMDYKGQKLAEQIFQGIILVSAIIGFIYGYITEQFGWTVYIVMAGFALSCLLTLPPWPMYRRNPLKWLPVQELGAEEKKAGDRKPKRHAKN, from the exons ATGTGGCACATCTTCCGCTCCATCCCCACGCAGATG GACTACAAGGGCCAAAAACTAGCAGAGCAGATTTTTCAAGGAATCATTCTTGTTTCTGCT ataatTGGTTTCATCTATGGGTACATCACTGAACAGTTTGGATGGACTGTCTACATTGTTATGGCAGGATTTGCTTTATCATGTTtg CTGACGCTCCCTCCGTGGCCCATGTACCGCCGCAACCCCCTCAAGTGGTTACCTgtccaggagctgggagcagaagaaaagaaggcaggAGACAGAAAGCCAAAGAGACATGCTAAAAACTAA